AGAGTTACTCTTGTAGGTTAGGTAAAGAAACccaatttaaatgaaatggaTTGTTATGGTTTGGCATAACTTTAGCCTAGAATTATGGAGGAGATAAGATTGGGTTTCAGACAAAGGTTTTAGTGTGTTCTTCCCACCTTGATGAAGTTTGCATACACCAGTTTGGTTTCCCGTGTTCTCCTCTGGCCATATATATTTCCGTTTAATCTAGTTGAAGTCCACCCTAGGTagtgatcattttttttattaatttaaggcTTCTAGTTTAAAGGTTTTATAGTCTCTTATCTTATACTTGGGGAGAACTCATCAAAAACCATTATAAGACCACCTATGCTTTATGGGATTGAATGTTGAGTTATTAAGAGTAGTCTATTGCAATGAACCTGATTGCTTTTGAGGCTAGTGTCCTCAATTATGGCAGCAATTTTCTGGCTGTGTTTACTGACTAGTGAGTGTACAAACAGTGctcttgtgagttgtgacatgATGAGATTCCTCTCTAGCCCTTTCTATTTTAATGCTCAGACTAGGCagcaattttatttatttatttattgtggaTTTATTAGATCATGTTTGTAACTAGTTCACTAAATTGGAATATTATGAATtctatttttttgcatttcttttgaTTGGTTAACTTTATAGATGGGTAAAAAGATCACTTCCAACCCTGAGGTAAAAAAGGCTAGAGCAGATTGGGATATTAATCCAACGTGGACAACTACTTTTTATAACCTTTGTGTGGAACAAATTCAAGCCGGGAATACAGCAAAAGGTGCTGGCTTTAGTACCAAAGGTTGGTTCAATTTGGTGACCAAATTTTGTGATGAGACCGGTCAAAACTATGATAAGGACCAATTAAAAAGTAGGTGGGATGTATTAAAAGGTGATTGGAGAGTGTGGGAACAATTGAGGAATCTTGACACAGGTTTATGTTGGGATGCAGTGAAGGGAATGATTGCTGCTACTGATGATTGGTGGGACCTGAAGTTGAAGGTGAGTTGAGTATTTTGTTAATATGTAGTTAGTTGGAgatagtttttttatattattgttatatgAGTGAAATTACAATTACATTTCGTAGGAATTACCCAAAGCTAAAAAATTTCGAGAGAAAGGTCCACAAAATCTAGAACAACTTGATATAATGTTTAGGAATGTTGCAGCAACTGGGGTAACTACATGGACCCCTTCTTCAAAAACACTCCCTCTAACAATGCCAGAAGAGGGTGCTGGTGATTCAGATGAATTTAAGGATAACCAATGTGACATGAGTTTAGACATTGATAGTTTGCAGCAAGGACATATTAGTCAATCACGTAGTTCAAGACAAAAGCGAACTAGTGAATCAATACCCTtacagaagaaaaagaagaagataggagGAGCTACAAAGTTGGACGATCTTATTAGTCAATTAATAACTGTATGTCAGAATAAGTTTGAAGGTACTTCTCGAGAGTCACCAAGTTCAATTGATAATGTCATGGTGATTGTGAGAGAACTTCCTGGAGTGGAAAGTACATTTGTGGTTCAAGCTTCCTATATCTTACTAAAAAGGTCACATAGGGAGATGTTCCTAACTTTCAAGGACCCAAAGTCACAGCTGGAGTGGCTACAAGGAATgatttataaccaaaaaaagtGATCAACCTTATGTGATATTAACTATGTTGTATTAACTTTAAACTAAGTTAGCTATGTTGTATTAACTATGTTGTATTAGCTATGTTGTATTAACTTTAAACTAAGTTATGTGATATTTAGTATTAGGTTTGGACTAATATGTGTGTAATGTAAAcacatttgaaattttcattacaGCGTTATGTACTTGATGTTTTGAATTGTCTTGGTATGTTCTGAATTGTCTTGATGTTCTGATTATTATGTTGATTTATATTAAAGTAGTATTAGCAATGGTTGACTATTTGTTACTTTGTTGTGTAGCTTAAACCAATATGGATGATTATAATGGTACTCATGAGAGTGGTTATTTTATGGAACTATTAATGGATGGGGATTACAGAAATTACTGTGATGATCATGATGGTGGTGATTATAACAATGCTGACAATAATAATGATGGTgataacaatgatgat
This genomic stretch from Quercus robur chromosome 4, dhQueRobu3.1, whole genome shotgun sequence harbors:
- the LOC126722544 gene encoding L10-interacting MYB domain-containing protein-like, producing the protein MGKKITSNPEVKKARADWDINPTWTTTFYNLCVEQIQAGNTAKGAGFSTKGWFNLVTKFCDETGQNYDKDQLKSRWDVLKGDWRVWEQLRNLDTGLCWDAVKGMIAATDDWWDLKLKELPKAKKFREKGPQNLEQLDIMFRNVAATGVTTWTPSSKTLPLTMPEEGAGDSDEFKDNQCDMSLDIDSLQQGHISQSRSSRQKRTSESIPLQKKKKKIGGATKLDDLISQLITVCQNKFEGTSRESPSSIDNVMVIVRELPGVESTFVVQASYILLKRSHREMFLTFKDPKSQLEWLQGMIYNQKK